From Malaya genurostris strain Urasoe2022 chromosome 2, Malgen_1.1, whole genome shotgun sequence:
actctaaaaatcattgCTGATATGATATTTTCATAGGGAATTTATCTAGGAAGAAAAACTGAGTCGACTGGGCAACATTTGTCTGCCTAGCCTACTCAAAATATTACTAGCGTATTTTGATTAGGAACTCCGACATTGCATTGAAACTCAACTATCTATTCatctgtttatttatttattcgtcaaacaaacgtagactacagacaaaacctgttttaatccacctattggtgtaatgatgcccttcttatattactcataacatcataaatattactgtgcatctcacaaaaaacaactgtttgTTGAATAGAAATGGGAAAGTTtattcggacctaatctaacaaactctacccggcgtttaccctgtagttccggaaccgaaagtagtgtcaactacaaatttaggaattccatatgaaactgtaatactttcttcatagcgtgtacgaaatagaacaaagcacgcatcgttcgttttgtgttttcttcttctttcggtgttaaaCATAttgtcatatatatatatatatatatatatatatatatatatatatatatatatggcgatttgaaaactttgacactcatcgccctgtaactgcggaaccggaagtcggatccggatgaaatttcacagtagctttaaagataatatgagctttaattcaaatcaagatttgtgaaaatcggttcaagcatcgctgagaaatcgtttttcttcaccactttcgatgcttccggaacaggaaaaggggggaccagtagtgccgaattaagtttaacAAGTTCTGTaagctagaagaatttatcagacagttttatgggatttgtagctGTTTTTGAcaataattaataaaaaaattcgaatgaaattagtaattttccacttatcaagcTTTAGttgcggaaacggaagtcggatccggataaaatattatagcaatttttagaaaactatatgACCTTTCAtatatcgaatggtatataacatttggttaaaaagtcggttttcacagtgattgtatagcctttctatatgagaaaggcaaacatgtAAATATTAAAACGGTTTCTTATCTACTATTCATTATTTATACTATTTGACTCCAATTTTTCCtttatttgtttcctggacaTGGTTAGATCGATTTTTGGAAGTTTTCGTTGTAAAAGCacatgattttaaatttttagcataaaattttagttgtgaaaGCAATGATACAGGCTGTAATGGTTGAGAAATCATGTCGTTGATGAAATAGTTGAGATGCGTTCAGTTGAGTCTAGTTGAGTCTACGAAGCGCATAgagtagaaattgttttaggACTGATTCGATGCGTTTTTCGTGTACGAACGTGCATGGGTTCCATATTTGGCTGCAGTTTTTTAAAATTTGGCTAACAAAAGTtgaatataataattttattgtgtgaCGGTCCTGAagattatgactgaagcgtttaatcaaagacatcatattaacaagatatcaacCTTGCACATTTTCCGAATAAAGGACTATCCTGACCGATCAGACCGACCCGATATTCGTTTTTCCCCTTCGGCTACCAATACATGCCCCGACGCGTGCATGTATTGGTAGGTCGAAACCGACCtacaattaggttttttaccgtcactgctaacctcaatcggatgaacacattttgatagttcagcagtactgtttgtaaacagagttattttttgtttgtctgttgacaaattggatgagaccatttacggtccatatcgcctaaatagagttttcaaacatttgttcacgattggatacggtttggttttgagatttattaaataaaagtgacttgttgcaaagtgtaaagatgattgtttaagatgtgTTCTTCCGTTTTTgtgtaagcttgtttgtaaacagtaccgctgaactgttaaggatgaatgcttgttcattcgtgacgtcacgataaaaaatctaattcagATCGTTGGAAAAGATATTTCCTCTCCGATATTTTGCTCAATGAGAGCGCACTTATACGGTACAAAAATTCGGAGAGGAAAGATCTTTGCCAACGATCTCAATTGTTGGTCGGTACGACCTACCAATACATGCACGCGCCGACCCATACATTTTACATAATATGTTAATTGTGATGCCGTTGCtgagctgaagattgatttcgctccaagctgatggGGTCTGTTTTAATGAAGTCTAACAtactatttattttattgacaATTGTATTATATTTTTCCAGTAAAGTAAGTTTTGAATCTAATGTTACTCATAAGTCTCTTATAATTTCACATTCTCTTCTGATTACTTTTCTAAATATATGTCAATAAAAGAAGTTGTGAGTTTTCTACTAAACAATATTGAACCACATTTCTTAATATTTAGTTGGAGTAAGCTTTTGTTGCACCAAATATTGAATACGTTAATTTCATGTTGGAATATTTTAGCATCTTCTGCATTTCTTATTTCCATAAAGAACTTCATGTCGTCTATAAAGATAAAAAGAAGTGGGCCAAAATGTGaaccttggggaacacctgaagTGACATTCATTGATTTGGTGTATTGAGGTTTATATACCTGgtgaaaaaaaaaggtttatatACCTGGTGGCCAAAGTTGATTAATCGTCTGAATTATGTTTAATTACGGCATTTCCCGATGAAAACAAattaatctcatttgcatttgtgtttGATAGAGTACAATTTGTTACGTAAGAAATGATTCAAGCCGATCCAAAAGTTTTCGTTCAATGCCGTATTTATTAACTTTGAATAGTTATAATTTCATGTCAATGTGTATAGGgtttctacagggtccggcactcgaagtgtaaccaattaaaaaggccataaattcagtttggaaaattacttttacttaattcaaagtacaaaatgtgtaaaaataatacaaaattcagaatcaattcacttttgctcgatatgaccaccttttgccttgactatggccttgagacggtcaaaaaacgaatcgcaagttgccgaatgtgacctgcaggtatttaggcccactcgcggacaataacttttttcagcgcctcgagactggtgtatcttttagttcggactttgctctccaaaatggcccaaaagaattaggttttttaccgtcactgctaacctcaatcggatgaacacattttgacagtccagcagtactgtttgtaaacagaaatttcttttgtttgtttattgacaaattgaatcagaccatttacggtccgtatcacctaaataaagttttaaaacatttgttcacgattgaatacgattcgtttttgatatttaataaataaaagtgactagttgcaaagtgtaaagatgattgttttagatgcgctcttcgatttttgtttaagcttgtttgtaaacagtaccgctgatctgtcaaggatgaatacttgttcatttgtgtcgtcacgataaaaaacctaataatccattggattcgcatctggtgaattcgagagccattgtgtggacgtgatgaagttcggaacgttgtttttcagccattcttggttcactcaagctttgtgagacggtgccgagtcctgctgaaacgtccatggtctcccaccgaaatgtttgtctgcccacggcttcaaagcaacctccagaatattttcccgataatatgtcgcatttaccttgacgccaggctcgatgaaaacgattggagagcgcccatctgcggttacagcggcccaaaccattatctgttgcgggtgctgcctcctggtggccaatcgatgactcaaattctcgtatgaacggtcggtcaagtaaaccctatcgttttgagagtttacgaattgctcaattggaaaaattttctcgtcagaaaatacaatgttcggaaattgaccgctttcggccaaacgaagcaactccttcgctctctcaagtcaggatttttttttcgcgttcacttttgacaaaatgctttcttgcgcttgtaaacaacacaactccgaactgtcatttagcacatttctagagagctgatgcccgtgcgtcagctgcgcgagcggtctgaagttggttacacttcgagtgccggaccctgtatatagtTTCCATTGTCCATATCTTCCAATGTGAATGTAATGAATGCCAAAAGATTTGTTGACGTACAATgacctttgaaaaatccatgcaGTTTTGGAATTCCAGAGATAATGGCACTCGGTGAGCTTTGCTTCTGTTGCACCAAATATTGAATACATTAATTTCATGTTTGAATACATCAACATTATACATTATACAAGTATTTTTTGATACAAGTGTTTTAGATTAGAGCTAAGTATTTTTAGATGTTTGAGTAAGAAAGAAATGTTGATAAAAAGAAGAGGCCTAGATGTGAACCTTGCGGAACACCATCCATTGATTTGGAGTATTGAGGTTTATATACCTGgtgtaaaaaggcgggtgggtaatgtcagagacataactggatgtcgtgaatacgaaaacactgacatgttccttaacatttccgaatatcaattagttgatcaattgtatgaattatgcaagcattccccttttccacatttttcgcaaaaacaaagaaggcttcacttgatctcgatttcacacagcgaaaagtgcacaaatcaaatcaaatagttctagatttgcactaaactgtgaATATTTCCCGAAGAAGAATCATaaaagttctttagaaaacttttagagtcattagaacggctgattttgtgtgatgctctccaccgttgtctactttacgttgttttttaccaatACAAACAACTGacaactgtgacgtaatcgctcttgtcggaagcgaaactagctttgcaaacgacacaaaattcatctgctcgcagtggtgatagaattaaaaactgtccaattttagttaagaggtttctttctacgtgatttcgtttgtagatttttcactaatgggcggttctaatggctataaaaaaatagccgcatacagaattttaatgtcgattatttcatagaatccaaactgatccaatttttgttgagaggtttctttttacgtgatttcgtttgtagctttttcaccaacgggcggtcctaacggctataaaaacctatgtttaccttcgatttgcgaacaacaaatcctaatagttctttagaaaacttttagagccattagaacggctgattttgtgtaatgctctagaccgttgttttttcaccaatgcaaatgactggcagctgtgacgtatcgctcttgccgaaagcgaaactagctttgcaaacgacacaaaatacatctgctcgcagtggtgatagaatccaaactgatccaattttagttatgaggtttctttttacgtgatttcgtctgtagctttttcactaatgggtggttctaacggctataaaaatagcagtatATAGGATTTTaatatcgattatttcatttgcgAATTTTTCTGCAttaacgcaactacgtatccgggtttttggttctcaatAAAtagttgaatctgtgtatggtcgactaaaattcaacgatattctatcgtttctcacccagtgTAGTAGGGAGCTCATTGTTGTTCCTAGAGTAAATAAATCCACACTGTATTCACCTCAACATGTTTTAGCAGATGGTTTATCATCCCTCATCCCGATTTCGACACAGATCGGTTCAGAATCGGTTGTTGCGTCCGAATCGGAGTCTATTTGGAAATCGtgctgaattccgaatcaaattccaGATGAGTTAACTGGGGTCGATCTCAATTCGGATCTAGCCGGTGCTGGAACTAACTGTTGACTTGAAGCACGATTCCCTAGTTTGTTgcacaagctcaagctcaatcaTTTATAGTTTACATGGCATTTGCGCTATGTAGAGTAAAAGGTTccagaaaatatttcaaactttGCCTATAAATTTCAACTGAATTTAGAACAAATAGTGATGCATTTTATAACCTGCCCACAGACAAAACACACCAACGATCCAGAAACTGCAGCACAGCATCAACCGAGAGatcaggaatcgaaccagaaCAACCAGAGTGACAACTCCAGCTATCCGACCAATACGCAAGATACAACACCAGCAGATCACAGTTCCAGTTCCGCTGCTATTTGTCGAAGCATGCACGCTAAACCACACCAGGGTAGCAGTCAATCGGAGCAACGACCAGGCTTCGTTCAGCAACCTATGAGCGACTGTTCCAGCTTGGATGGAAGTGTTTTCGCCGACGGATGCCATACTACCGGCCAACCTAAGGCGCGGAGATCTCAAACATCCGAATCTATTACCTCCAGCAATTTCAACTACAGCCTGAATCGTAGATTCATCTCGAAGAATCAGATGAAGGAGTTCCGGGAGGCATTTCGACTCTTCGATAAGGACAATAATGGCTCGATCACGAAAGAAGAGCTGGGAACTGTTATGCGATCATTGGGACAGTTTGCTCGGGTAGAGGAGCTGCAAGAAATGCTATTAGAAATCGATGTTGATGGTAAGATGCAACATTGTAGACCAGTTCCGTTGGTTGTTTCAGTGTTACCTTGGCGAACATTTTTAATTTACGTGTCCCATTTCCAGGCGATGGCAACGTTAGTTTCGAAGAGTTTGTCGACATTATGTCAAACATGACTGACACGGTGGCGGAGGCCTCGGCTGACCAAGAGGAACGTGAGCTACGTGATGCATTCCGCGTTTTCGATAAACACAATCGAGGCTATATCACGGCATCGGATCTACGAGCGGTCCTACAGTGTTTAGGAGAAGATCTAGACGAAGAAGAAAGTTAGTGATGATTGGCTTTGATTTATTCGTACCCAAAAATGTATCTCTGTATTTCATTGCAGTCGAAGACATGATCAAAGAGGTGGACGTTGACGGTGACGGACGTATAGATTTCTATGAGTTTGTGCATGCCCTAGGCGAGCCAGAGGACTCGCAGGAAAATGACGACGAAGAGGAAGTTATGTCCTTGAGATCGCTTTCTTGTGATGTGAATGCTTAAATTTTTACACGGCTAAGCGTCACTTGATGATCAACGAATTGCATCACACGTTCCTAGAAGAGGATAATAAAATACATTTGACCCGTGTTTGGAACGATATGCATAAACAGATACCTTGGACAAATGTTTCGCTTATTCACAAATGTATTTCTACTGTATGGAATAAGAGTAAAGGAATCGCactaaaactttttcaaataaatagataatcaaaaataatcaaaactagCTTAAAGTACGTATATACACACATATCAGACACATCATAaagcattaaaaaacaatgcaatACTTTGAactaataaaacacaaacgtctAACAGTTATGATAGCCGTACTTAAAGATACAAACATTAAACTTATAGAATAGAGATacatttaaaattattaatgttGTAATTTGAAATCTTTTAATTaatcgatatttcaatttttaaccgtTTTTAAAGAATAATGTGCCGTCACGTGTATTTTTATTAACATCCTGCAATACTAGTAACATGTAACTCTTCTCGCAACATGTATGTGACTGGGGATACACAAATGGTTATTCATgacatgcgaaaaaaaaacgagcagaaaaacaacaatttttacACTCTATGCtaaatatattcgaaatttgttACGTGACAATGTGCCGATGTACAATCTTTCACTAATCATGTTAAGTAATAAACTCTAATCTATTATTGTGACTTGCCGGAGTTCTTAAAAATATCACACAACCCGAACTAAAATATGCCTTGCTTAGataattgaaattgaatttttagtaTTTCTTATAATTTTATCGACTGTGCATGGTGTAAATGTACGGGGCTCTTTTTAATGCTAAACCCTTACACCATTACCGAAACCCACACAATAAGATTTGATTgagttgttcggtaattttttgacgaaaactttcggtaatcaatagaagtAACCCATCTTCCGATACATGGATCTTGTTttaacaaaaattatgcaaatacttaccggacgatcagttttcgCAAGTTTTTATTACAGAAATCTGTTAGTAGATGTActattcatacggtaaatcagaatagtcgccgagtacggtaaaaatcataccGTCCAGGCACGTACCTAGAGAGCGGCCCAAGCCGTactcctcccgaaatcaaaaaaaacagtttgatgAATATTATTGGGCTGTTGATCTTGCAGACTCCACCGACACCGACAgtatcaaaactacataaaattgaggttaaaaccggggtaaaataaatgacaataattaTAGTACATTCAtattatgaaatataaaattgtaagaaagattctgcagatgagaaagacaTCGTGCTGCTGGATCTTGCACATACTTGTTAAGGAGTAAAAAGataaacgcaagcgcacttcgaatgcatgtttggctggatccattattatatacCATagattatattattatataccATAGAAAAGAGTGATTACCCAATAATGAACTGAAGTCGGCACGAGTGCTTCCCAAACGACACGAGTGTCTCAAAGGAATCTCAATGGTTCGGAAAGATCCACCTTGGTCACCTGAATAGGCTTCTTCGAGCTATTATCTGGTCCtcaaatcatcgctgagaaattgAAAAGGAACCTTAAATTGAAACCAACTGTTAACTGTTTTTCGTTCTCCACGAAGCGTAGTAAAGAAGTTAGCTCGGAACAGCTTTCAAAATCTATCGCATCATCATGAAGTCTTGTGGATAGTTGTGCAccgattttatttaaatactcaATATTGAAACTTACAGTTGGAGAAGAtctgtctgttaaaaacgcgaGCATCATTCTCGATCGCGAGCTCTGCCTGCCTGTTTGCCTGCTTGCATAAGTTTGTACGATGTTTATTGGCTCAAGAAACTTTACAGAAACTTACACTTGCTTTCCAGATGTTTAATATAATTCCCTCGCTTCCAACTCGACCATAGAGTCCCATACAGATACACAACTTGTCACAGATTATAGTCAGATACAATACCacaggcccctcccgaaacgaaatcttaCGGGCCTGATACCGtgcgtatggtaaaattatcttccaataaccgaacctctgtaaatactgattgtcgtgaaatctaattgtcaaacagttaataaaattttcagtaagtgtctttttattgacCAAACGAGAAAAAATCTTGAAGGATTCTTCGAACGGATGGAGGTATAGTACACaagttaaaacattaaaactactcaaagctttttgtttacctacttgtaggcagaaaataatgtcATATCACTTGTGCAGTTTGTAGGGAAGTCGACACATTGTGCAGTACACTGGAAGgcactcataattccggtcgaccaggacctttttttctcaacactttttcatttttcgtgGATATGCAGTGCAATATAACCACATCAACGGCTGATTTGAATCTTCTTCATTCGTtcctgtgaaaaaatccaaatccGCAAAACCTAAtcgtaaattgaaaatttgtgttgttttttcagATTCGTTAATACattcaaatccagaattttaaccaaaaaaaaacaagtacaaaaaaacgaaccattcgttagatccatttggtttacagttgacGGTAattgtttgacaattcagcaattaccgaacaatcggtaatcaattcactCCAGTTCAGCAATTGAATATACTGTAAAAAATAACcggattctgtgaaattttctaagtgtataAGATttgattccgttgttcggtaattttattGGCGAAAACTTTCagtaatcaatagaaataaccgatatttcggtacatggattttgttttacaaaaattatgcaaatttttaccggacgatcagtttgaattgtatatctttTTACAGAGTTCTGTAaaaagatatacaattcatacggtaatcagaatagtcgccgagtacggtaaaaatcataTACCATCATACTGATTGTCtagaaaactaactgtcaaaaaatattaaaattcacagtaagtgtatttttattaaCCAGACATAAAGAAATCTTGAAGGGTTCGTCGAATGGAATAATAGTTATTTGGTATAGtgatcatttggcataacagtcatttgacATAACAGATCatcatgctgcttaatagaatttTCTCTAATTTACtgtgattttgaaaggtctaatgaagctacgcctcatcgtttttaataacctgctgtccgacctcgctgccgctcgtttggacttaactgagggatagcccctagctttgggtaatccgggcaatcgcccgcaactagacagtgGAGATTTCTGCGGGaccccccgcagtggccggcgcttccgacggtAGGTCGCCGCCGCACTCacggccttcggccgtctcgacctgaatcatctatgacgaacagaacaTTGGGCTAGCACTAAATGAGATGCTTATGTAAAATGATAGTGTGATATTTActacagaatttaaaaaaaataagaaataattcTACTTCATCCAAAAATCACTGATATATTGggaccgaatataaaattcacaccTTTTATTCGAGTTCAAGTGAATTATCGATAAGATTCAAAGTAACGACGTAAGGTTAGCTTGCTATAATAGACTATATGTGGAAacaaataccgttttcgtttttgaacctacacgcgggcgactctgactccgagtaaaacgaacacgtggtacgcgccctaaacaacaactcatgaaaaatagaattaaaaaaactcggctggatgcgtggtgcgacccgagaaaattttcagagcgaaactacgcgattggagtccgatctagagctcaggttgctaaaacaaacatatcaaacgttgtttgggcgactctgggtcagctttcgggctgctctgatcaataaacgaaaacggtataagaaagctttgaatttaaataaaTGTAGCTAAGTGATTTCATACCCAGACTCCATTTTGTCAGACTAACAAAGCTTGAAATAAGCTTAATTGCCTTGAAAATTACAGGTAATGATCATTCCTGAAATTTTGTGAAGTTGGTTCGTTCTGGAAAATTATTTTCGTACGACTGGTTCATTCTACTAGATGCTTTTCTGGTAAAAGATCTGTTCCGGTCAACTTCATTCTGGGGAATGTTATATCTGGAAAATGAATTCTAGGAAATGGTTTTCTGGGAAATAGTATACAACCTCATATCACTATGTCCACGTGACGACAACACatatcgttcgagggtaattctGAACTCGTTGGATCATGCATTGTTCTGGAAGGCGTTCATAATTCCGGATAACCGGAACATGAATTCGAATTTTTCCCAACATTTTGTTGGGTTACAATCAACGGGagttgtttgacaattcagtaaattttttattataaaaagttaCCGAATTTTGCGATGTATTCTAATTGTGCAGCATGCTGACAACCAACAAAAGTATTCAAGTTCCCATTATAATTCCTTATGAAATATTTGGAATTTCCATACTTCTCGTGGGAGCCACAATGCTTGAGAATTTCTACGAATTGGGAACTCTGCAGGTTCGATTTCTTCCACCAACGAACACAATCAGTTTTGCGATACATATTGTCAACAAACCAACAttttgaaagaaaattgttttttttattgcatgCAACATTCAACTTACAGAACTCAATAAaacactattttattttataacgCGTTTCCCTGTAATACGTAGTGGACAATGGCGAACTTATCTGCTCAGCAGCTCCAGTGGAATGTGACCCGTTTCTCCTAGGTTCCGAAGTGTGACTCTGCCGTCGTTCATAATTGAGATCCACGTTAACGACGCATGGCCTAGTGATATTCTCAGCCACGCCTCAGGCGGTAGTTGTAGAGCTCGACAAACAAAATATCGTATTACATTTGCATGGCACACAATTAGGGTGTAGCTATCCTGTTTTTGATCCGCCTCTGCTCTATGGAAGTACTTCCGAAAGGCAGCTTCGATTCGAGCTCCATCTTCGAAGAACTGctacgaaagcaaaaaaaatcattttactaaATGCATATtgtagttcacaaaaatatttacCGATATCTCTGGCCGCCAGTGACCAACAGGAGGTTCCGGTGGAATCGGTGCCCCTTCTTCAAGCATGACATCATCGTGCATTTTCAGTTCTGGTAGTGATAGTGATATTATCTTGGCAGTTTCCTGAGCTCGTGTCATCGTAGAGCGAATAATCTTATCGAAATCGATTCCCAAATGTTTGAGACGATCTCCACTGAGAGCGGCCTGTTTTCTACCTTTCTCAGTCAAATAACGCTCGGAATCGGTTCGCCCATCCATATTGTACTGACCATGACGGACCAAAATCAAATGGCGGGTTACCTTCGAACGCTTCTTCTCCAGTTTTTCATTATACCGATTTTGTAGGCTAGGATCTGCCGAGTCGTCCACCGGTTTGATTAAACTTGCAGGATCTCGACTTTAAAGTATAAGGGTTATATTACTAGTTGAAACTGAATAATTTCACTATTACTTACTGATCCCAGTTGTGATCCCATTTGCCACATTCGGAAACTACGAAATTAGTAGTCCAAGAATTATGAACCTTTCGTTCCGATAGTACTTGCGAGCCATACCAAAAAGCAATCGCTCCACCGGCAGCACCGATGGCCGTCGTTGCAACCCGTTGCATACGCGACCAAGAGCTCATTGAAACTTTTGTTGTTGAATTCACAcaaaattatattaaaattttactattcaaataaacgattttttttacaatatactCTAACAAAGCCGGTTTttatcaaactaaaaattagacAGAAAAGAATtcaaagcagagatgccaggatttcataaatttacaaagtagtaaaaaaaactttgattgcTTCAGAATAGGTAAGTAAATTTCCGAAATCCGCCAATTCATTCGAATTGCTATTATAGCTTGCGATTACTGTAGAATTTCCAAGTTAGAATCGAAAATCTCTTGACAAATCTCTTTAATAGGTAACAAATTTGGAAACCTGGCAGTTCGGATTCAAAGAGACAAAAATGCGTCTTTTGTGCAAGTAAACAAAACGCTACGTTGCAAAAACGCTTGAACAGAACTCTCAGCTGTTCGAGGCTACCCTGTAAGAGAAAAACTTTCAACGGTATTCCTTCGATGGTCAAATACGTGGGACCGTCAGTCTGATGAATGAATAATAAATCGTCCAAATACATTtaccacagaaaacaga
This genomic window contains:
- the LOC131427069 gene encoding serine/threonine-protein phosphatase Pgam5, mitochondrial isoform X2 — its product is MSSWSRMQRVATTAIGAAGGAIAFWYGSQVLSERKVHNSWTTNFVVSECGKWDHNWDHRDPASLIKPVDDSADPSLQNRYNEKLEKKRSKVTRHLILVRHGQYNMDGRTDSERYLTEKGRKQAALSGDRLKHLGIDFDKIIRSTMTRAQETAKIISLSLPELKMHDDVMLEEGAPIPPEPPVGHWRPEISFFEDGARIEAAFRKYFHRAEADQKQDSYTLIVCHANVIRYFVCRALQLPPEAWLRISLGHASLTWISIMNDGRVTLRNLGETGHIPLELLSR
- the LOC131427069 gene encoding serine/threonine-protein phosphatase Pgam5, mitochondrial isoform X1, with protein sequence MSSWSRMQRVATTAIGAAGGAIAFWYGSQVLSERKVHNSWTTNFVVSECGKWDHNWDHRDPASLIKPVDDSADPSLQNRYNEKLEKKRSKVTRHLILVRHGQYNMDGRTDSERYLTEKGRKQAALSGDRLKHLGIDFDKIIRSTMTRAQETAKIISLSLPELKMHDDVMLEEGAPIPPEPPVGHWRPEISQFFEDGARIEAAFRKYFHRAEADQKQDSYTLIVCHANVIRYFVCRALQLPPEAWLRISLGHASLTWISIMNDGRVTLRNLGETGHIPLELLSR
- the LOC131427067 gene encoding caltractin ICL1d isoform X1, encoding MTKHTNDPETAAQHQPRDQESNQNNQSDNSSYPTNTQDTTPADHSSSSAAICRSMHAKPHQGSSQSEQRPGFVQQPMSDCSSLDGSVFADGCHTTGQPKARRSQTSESITSSNFNYSLNRRFISKNQMKEFREAFRLFDKDNNGSITKEELGTVMRSLGQFARVEELQEMLLEIDVDGDGNVSFEEFVDIMSNMTDTVAEASADQEERELRDAFRVFDKHNRGYITASDLRAVLQCLGEDLDEEEIEDMIKEVDVDGDGRIDFYEFVHALGEPEDSQENDDEEEVMSLRSLSCDVNA
- the LOC131427067 gene encoding neo-calmodulin isoform X2, yielding MHAKPHQGSSQSEQRPGFVQQPMSDCSSLDGSVFADGCHTTGQPKARRSQTSESITSSNFNYSLNRRFISKNQMKEFREAFRLFDKDNNGSITKEELGTVMRSLGQFARVEELQEMLLEIDVDGDGNVSFEEFVDIMSNMTDTVAEASADQEERELRDAFRVFDKHNRGYITASDLRAVLQCLGEDLDEEEIEDMIKEVDVDGDGRIDFYEFVHALGEPEDSQENDDEEEVMSLRSLSCDVNA